One Pocillopora verrucosa isolate sample1 chromosome 10, ASM3666991v2, whole genome shotgun sequence genomic window carries:
- the LOC131785793 gene encoding LOW QUALITY PROTEIN: cullin-2-like (The sequence of the model RefSeq protein was modified relative to this genomic sequence to represent the inferred CDS: deleted 4 bases in 3 codons; substituted 1 base at 1 genomic stop codon), with the protein MSLRPRVVNFDETWAKIRETLESVVTLKKIPRSVWNDRFSDVYALCVAFPEPLGEKLYAEVKGFLENHGQSLYEAVSGPDVDILRLYHNHWSQFSKGSLYMNLLFGYLNTHLKKQKQDYGEISPYSTSFSPDAMEEVMDIGALALDIWKRKMIEPLKETLVKHVLIEVKRDREGEDTHQNIVHETVLSFVEVQQYQSKGALHLYEEVFEKSLLKETKEYYRREAAELHCGNTCQAFISKVDIRIQDEDLRTRKFFHPVSYSRVIRECEARMVEDYIPYLQIECRQMVQEENTQYLSKLYTLLKHIPRGLQAMVTELEEHITKTGLQAIRSVKVENGPQQYVDELLGIHRKFSHLIKDTFRDDPAFISALDKACASLVNYRHDPKRSSKSPELLAKYCGFLLKKSTKNLSDAEFRXKHLGICVELIVLKHVDDKDIFQKFYSQMLAKRIIHTLSVSMDAEEGMISRLKHACGYEYTNKLHRMFTDISISSDLNSSFNDFLSNAEVSLGVTFTLFVLQSGAWPLGQTSISPLSIPQELVKSVQMFEQFYNGRFNGRKLTWLQHLSTGEVKISYLKRPYFITVTTFQMAVILLFNEKTSLHFSEILEQTQLVERELVRTLQSLADVRLILLSEDADPTKCMYSLNMDFSSKRTKLKITAAVQRETPQDTEQTLSAVDDDRKMYLQAAIVRIMKSRKVLKHNALIQEVISQSSARFTPSIAMIKKCIEALIDKQYIERREGSKDEYTYMA; encoded by the exons TGATGTGTATGCCCTCTGCGTAGCTTTCCCAGAACCTTTAGGTGAAAAACTTTATGCTGAAGTGAAGGGTTTCTTGGAGAATCATGGCCAAAGTCTGTATGAG GCTGTCAGTGGCCCAGATGTGGATATCCTTCGTCTTTACCACAATCACTGGTCACAGTTCAGCAAAGGGTCTTTATACATGAACCTCTTATTTGG CTATCTAAACACACatctgaagaaacaaaaacaggatTATGGGGAGATCTCTCCATACAGCACATCGTTTTCTCCCGATGCCATGGAGGAAGTGATGGATATTGGGGCA cttgcTCTGGATATttggaaaagaaagatgatagAGCCGTTGAAAGAGACCCTCGTAAAACATGTGCTGATAGAAGTCAAGAG GGATCGTGAAGGAGAAGACACACACCAGAACATCGTACACGAGACAGTTCTCTCCTTTG TTGAAGTGCAGCAGTACCAGTCAAAAGGAGCTCTTCAT cTATATGAGGAAGTGTTTGAGAAATCCCTTCTGAAAGAAACTAAAGAGTACTATAGGCGAGAGGCAGCAGAGCTGCACTGTGGTAACACTTGTCAGGCTTTCATTTCCAAg gttgACATTCGCATTCAGGATGAGGATTTAAGAACTAGGAAATTCTTTCACCCCGTGTCATACAGTCGGGTGATCAGGGAGTGTGAAGCGCGTATGGTGGAGGATTACATTCCTTACTTACAAATAGAATGTCGGCAGATGGTACAGGAGGAAAATACTCAAT ATCTTTCGAAGCTATATACACTTCTCAAACATATTCCTCGTGGATTGCAAGCCATGGTGACAGAACTGGAGGAACACATTACAAAAACTg GTCTTCAAGCAATCAGATCAGTCAAAGTTGAAAAT GGCCCACAGCAATATGTAGACGAACTACTGGGAATCCACAGAAAATTCTCACATCTCATCAAGGATACATTTAGAGACGATCCTGCATTTATATCAGCTTTAGACAAG GCTTGTGCAAGTTTAGTCAATTATAGGCATGATCCTAAACGCTCTTCAAAATCTCCAGAACTG CTCGCCAAATACTGCGGATTC TTACTAAAAAAGAGTACAAAGAATCTCAGTGATGCAGAGTTTAGATGAAAACACTTGGGGATATGTGTAGAGTTAATAGTTCTAAAGCACGTT gATGACAAGGACATATTTCAAAAG ttcTACTCCCAAATGTTAGCAAAGAGAATTATTCACACACTTTCAGTTTCAATGGACGCTGAAGAAGGAATGATCAGTCGCTTAAAG CACGCCTGTGGCTATGAATACACGAACAAGCTTCACCGCATGTTTACGGACATCAGTATCAGCTCTGATCTCAACTCTAGTTTTAACGATTTCCTCTCTAATGCTGAGGTGTCTCTTGGAGTTACTTTTACCCTCTTTGTCTTACAG TCTGGGGCGTGGCCTCTTGGGCAGACTTCAATCTCACCGCTGTCCATCCCCCAGGAATTAGTAAAATCAGTTCAAATG tttgaacAATTTTACAATGGAAGATTTAATGGCCGCAAATTGACGTGGTTACAA CACCTGTCGACCG GTGAAGTCAAAATTAGCTACCTTAAGCGCCCATACTTCATCACAGTTACCACTTTTCAGATGGCGGTCATATTGCTGTTTAATGAAAAGACAAGCTTGCATTTTAG cGAAATCCTTGAACAAACCCAACTGGTGGAGAGAGAATTAGTAAGGACGCTACAATCTCTGGCGGACGTACGACTCATATTACTTTCTGAG gacGCCGACCCAACCAAGTGTATGTATTCTTTAAACATGGATTTTTCCAGCAAACGGACGAAGTTGAAAATTACTGCCGCAGTCCAGAGGGAAACTCCTCAG GACACCGAACAGACCTTGTCAGCGGTCGACGATGACAGGAAAATGTACCTTCAA GCTGCCATCGTCAGAATAATGAAATCCAGAAAAGTTTTGAAGCACAACGCTCTTATTCAAGAG GTCATAAGCCAGTCGAGTGCACGATTCACGCCCAGTATAGCAATGATCAAG AAATGCATCGAAGCACTGATC GACAAACAGTATATTGAGAGACGGGAGGGGAGTAAGGACGAGTACACTTACATGGCATGA
- the LOC131785689 gene encoding uncharacterized protein isoform X1: MALKSPGVTTLGSESNTFRKEYVFTCHTSSVSKPFYRISCTVADMNAINMKTAEEKPKQEDEEDEEEEFVKYGAVDEFYDLEKEIGKGAYGTVKRCTHKTKRNNYAAKIIKTANSTVRKTVLREIEVMRALGTHNKLVELVDAYQTPFEIVMVLELVEGGELFERIVVEEYLMEEDAVDYVKQILEALQFMHERHVVHLDLKPENILCVSMHSNDIKLVDFGLARSLDSEEEVKSSFGTPDFVAPEVIRMKPVSTASDLWSLGVVTYVLLSGLMPFSGDDDHQTLVKVAKADWDFDDECFDDLSHDAMEFIEGLLVKEPSERLTIEECFQHPWIKDTHDTGTKINTQNHKAFMAKRRWKKSVNALLAVRRMSLSPLFGSKRRRSMDPSILSAASESEEDQHNEADRKVSAPIDPSGLTLPNRRVGETRNSCFNLDMATIKALQEKAVKATGKASQSDENDNEDGESGTVESIESLELSATCSEEQENEGNTVERDNSVNEEISTLPRRRAHTFCGATFKAKPAAASRERKISQISINVGNSSKNDFKPVSFTFNTEDMKRNERVILESAAILNARPKVQAFQQDSTTNDGSVKAGNSMDVSVLTTPGGQFDKSSLKPQTITLEMDNSILTEGLTEPPDNKADELPMICVNDELYVSDPPPIKLALNNNIEKKDQERRASTPPPSLKTNSVVNIANVDKIADSVQAITVQLGNLNGLQLNSKEVTCSVRRASTGSAPC, encoded by the exons ATGGCGTTGAAATCTCCGGGAGTGACCACCCTTGGTTCTGAAAGCAATACCTTTCGTAAAGAGTATGTCTTTACTTGCCATACCTCAAGCGTTTCTAAGCCTTTTTATCGCATTTCATGTACAGTTGCAGATATGAATGCCATAAACATGAAAACAGCAGAAGAAAAACCCAAACAGGAAGACGAAGAGGACGAGGAAGAGGAATTCGTCAAATATGGTGCAGTGGATGAGTTTTACGATTTGGAGAAAGAAATCGGCAA agGTGCCTATGGAACAGTGAAGAGGTGTACTCATAAGaccaaaagaaacaattatGCGGCTAAAATAATCAAGACAGCGAATAGCACCGTCAGGAAGACCGTGTTGCGAGAGATTGAAGTGATGCGAGCCCTTGGAACACATAACAAACTTGTTGAACTTGTAGATGCTTACCAGACTCCATTTGAAATCGTGATGGTCCTTGAGCT CGTGGAAGGAGGTGAATTGTTTGAGCGAATCGTTGTTGAAGAGTATCTGATGGAGGAAGATGCCGTGGACTATGTCAAGCAAATCCTTGAAGCTTTACAGTTCATGCATGAAAGGCATGTTGTTCATCTGGATCTAAAG CCAGAGAATATTCTGTGTGTGAGTATGCATTCAAATGACATCAAGCTGGTTGACTTCGGACTCGCCAGGAGTCTAGATTCCGAAGAAGAAGTTAAATCTTCCTTTGGTACTCCGGACTTTGTAG CTCCAGAAGTAATACGGATGAAGCCAGTGTCAACTGCTAGTGATTTGTG GAGTCTGGGTGTTGTGACTTATGTCCT ATTAAGTGGATTGATGCCATTTTCTGGAGACGACGACCATCAGACTCTTGTGAAAGTAGCTAAGGCTGATTGGGATTTTGATGACGAATGTTTTGATGATTTGTCCCACGATGCAATGGAATTTATTGAGGGTCTCCTTGTTAAGGAACCAAG CGAGAGGTTAACAATAGAAGAATGTTTCCAGCACCCGTGGATAAAG GATACCCATGACACAGGAACAAAGATAAACACACAAAACCACAAGGCGTTTATGGCGAAGAGAAGATGGAAG AAATCCGTAAATGCGCTTTTGGCTGTTCGTCGCATGTCTTTGTCTCCCTTATTCGGCTCCAAAAGAAGACGCTCCATGGATCCCAGCATATTATCTGCGGCTTCTGAGAGCGAGGAAGACCAGCATAATGAAGCGGACAGAAAAGTTTCCGCGCCAATTGATCCGTCAGGACTAACTCTCCCAAACCGTCGCGTTGGGGAGACGCGCAACTCTTGTTTTAATCTGGATATGGCAACCATAAAAGCCTTGCAGGAAAAAGCTGTCAAGGCCACTGGAAAGGCATCGCAGTCGGACGAAAATGACAATGAGGACGGTGAAAGTGGTACTGTTGAAAGCATAGAAAGCTTAGAATTGAGTGCGACTTGTTCAGAAGAACAGGAGAATGAAGGAAACACAGTAGAAAGAGACAATAGTGTTAATGAGGAGATTTCAACTTTGCCAAGACGTAGAGCACACACTTTTTGTGGAGCCACCTTCAAGGCGAAGCCTGCAGCTGCTTCTCGCGAGAGGAAAATTTCGCAGATATCAATTAACGTAGGGAATTCGTCTAAAAATGACTTCAAGCCGGTTTCTTTTACTTTCAATACAGAGGACATGAAAAGGAATGAAAGGGTTATTTTGGAATCCGCTGCTATTTTAAACGCGCGGCCGAAAGTACAGGCGTTCCAACAAGATTCCACCACGAATGATGGAAGTGTAAAAGCCGGGAATTCGATGGACGTGTCAGTTTTAACCACGCCTGGAGGTCAATTTGACAAAAGTAGTCTAAAACCACAAACAATAACTTTAGAAATGGATAATTCAATTCTAACCGAAGGGCTTACGGAACCGCCCGACAACAAAGCTGACGAACTACCGATGATTTGCGTCAACGACGAACTTTACGTATCCGATCCTCCTCCAATTAAATTGGCTTTGAATAACAATATCGAAAAAAAGGACCAAGAAAGACGGGCCTCGACGCCTCCTCCTTCCCTTAAAACCAATTCTGTCGTAAATATTGCAAATGTAGATAAAATTGCTGATAGCGTCCAGGCCATCACGGTCCAGCTTGGAAATTTGAATGGGTTGCAATTGAACTCTAAAGAGGTCACGTGTAGTGTACGACGAGCGTCGACTGGGTCAGCTCCTTGCTAA
- the LOC131785689 gene encoding myosin light chain kinase, smooth muscle isoform X2: protein MERKRKNRTVADMNAINMKTAEEKPKQEDEEDEEEEFVKYGAVDEFYDLEKEIGKGAYGTVKRCTHKTKRNNYAAKIIKTANSTVRKTVLREIEVMRALGTHNKLVELVDAYQTPFEIVMVLELVEGGELFERIVVEEYLMEEDAVDYVKQILEALQFMHERHVVHLDLKPENILCVSMHSNDIKLVDFGLARSLDSEEEVKSSFGTPDFVAPEVIRMKPVSTASDLWSLGVVTYVLLSGLMPFSGDDDHQTLVKVAKADWDFDDECFDDLSHDAMEFIEGLLVKEPSERLTIEECFQHPWIKDTHDTGTKINTQNHKAFMAKRRWKKSVNALLAVRRMSLSPLFGSKRRRSMDPSILSAASESEEDQHNEADRKVSAPIDPSGLTLPNRRVGETRNSCFNLDMATIKALQEKAVKATGKASQSDENDNEDGESGTVESIESLELSATCSEEQENEGNTVERDNSVNEEISTLPRRRAHTFCGATFKAKPAAASRERKISQISINVGNSSKNDFKPVSFTFNTEDMKRNERVILESAAILNARPKVQAFQQDSTTNDGSVKAGNSMDVSVLTTPGGQFDKSSLKPQTITLEMDNSILTEGLTEPPDNKADELPMICVNDELYVSDPPPIKLALNNNIEKKDQERRASTPPPSLKTNSVVNIANVDKIADSVQAITVQLGNLNGLQLNSKEVTCSVRRASTGSAPC from the exons ATGGAGAGGAAACGAAAAAACAGAACAG TTGCAGATATGAATGCCATAAACATGAAAACAGCAGAAGAAAAACCCAAACAGGAAGACGAAGAGGACGAGGAAGAGGAATTCGTCAAATATGGTGCAGTGGATGAGTTTTACGATTTGGAGAAAGAAATCGGCAA agGTGCCTATGGAACAGTGAAGAGGTGTACTCATAAGaccaaaagaaacaattatGCGGCTAAAATAATCAAGACAGCGAATAGCACCGTCAGGAAGACCGTGTTGCGAGAGATTGAAGTGATGCGAGCCCTTGGAACACATAACAAACTTGTTGAACTTGTAGATGCTTACCAGACTCCATTTGAAATCGTGATGGTCCTTGAGCT CGTGGAAGGAGGTGAATTGTTTGAGCGAATCGTTGTTGAAGAGTATCTGATGGAGGAAGATGCCGTGGACTATGTCAAGCAAATCCTTGAAGCTTTACAGTTCATGCATGAAAGGCATGTTGTTCATCTGGATCTAAAG CCAGAGAATATTCTGTGTGTGAGTATGCATTCAAATGACATCAAGCTGGTTGACTTCGGACTCGCCAGGAGTCTAGATTCCGAAGAAGAAGTTAAATCTTCCTTTGGTACTCCGGACTTTGTAG CTCCAGAAGTAATACGGATGAAGCCAGTGTCAACTGCTAGTGATTTGTG GAGTCTGGGTGTTGTGACTTATGTCCT ATTAAGTGGATTGATGCCATTTTCTGGAGACGACGACCATCAGACTCTTGTGAAAGTAGCTAAGGCTGATTGGGATTTTGATGACGAATGTTTTGATGATTTGTCCCACGATGCAATGGAATTTATTGAGGGTCTCCTTGTTAAGGAACCAAG CGAGAGGTTAACAATAGAAGAATGTTTCCAGCACCCGTGGATAAAG GATACCCATGACACAGGAACAAAGATAAACACACAAAACCACAAGGCGTTTATGGCGAAGAGAAGATGGAAG AAATCCGTAAATGCGCTTTTGGCTGTTCGTCGCATGTCTTTGTCTCCCTTATTCGGCTCCAAAAGAAGACGCTCCATGGATCCCAGCATATTATCTGCGGCTTCTGAGAGCGAGGAAGACCAGCATAATGAAGCGGACAGAAAAGTTTCCGCGCCAATTGATCCGTCAGGACTAACTCTCCCAAACCGTCGCGTTGGGGAGACGCGCAACTCTTGTTTTAATCTGGATATGGCAACCATAAAAGCCTTGCAGGAAAAAGCTGTCAAGGCCACTGGAAAGGCATCGCAGTCGGACGAAAATGACAATGAGGACGGTGAAAGTGGTACTGTTGAAAGCATAGAAAGCTTAGAATTGAGTGCGACTTGTTCAGAAGAACAGGAGAATGAAGGAAACACAGTAGAAAGAGACAATAGTGTTAATGAGGAGATTTCAACTTTGCCAAGACGTAGAGCACACACTTTTTGTGGAGCCACCTTCAAGGCGAAGCCTGCAGCTGCTTCTCGCGAGAGGAAAATTTCGCAGATATCAATTAACGTAGGGAATTCGTCTAAAAATGACTTCAAGCCGGTTTCTTTTACTTTCAATACAGAGGACATGAAAAGGAATGAAAGGGTTATTTTGGAATCCGCTGCTATTTTAAACGCGCGGCCGAAAGTACAGGCGTTCCAACAAGATTCCACCACGAATGATGGAAGTGTAAAAGCCGGGAATTCGATGGACGTGTCAGTTTTAACCACGCCTGGAGGTCAATTTGACAAAAGTAGTCTAAAACCACAAACAATAACTTTAGAAATGGATAATTCAATTCTAACCGAAGGGCTTACGGAACCGCCCGACAACAAAGCTGACGAACTACCGATGATTTGCGTCAACGACGAACTTTACGTATCCGATCCTCCTCCAATTAAATTGGCTTTGAATAACAATATCGAAAAAAAGGACCAAGAAAGACGGGCCTCGACGCCTCCTCCTTCCCTTAAAACCAATTCTGTCGTAAATATTGCAAATGTAGATAAAATTGCTGATAGCGTCCAGGCCATCACGGTCCAGCTTGGAAATTTGAATGGGTTGCAATTGAACTCTAAAGAGGTCACGTGTAGTGTACGACGAGCGTCGACTGGGTCAGCTCCTTGCTAA